One window from the genome of Penaeus monodon isolate SGIC_2016 chromosome 4, NSTDA_Pmon_1, whole genome shotgun sequence encodes:
- the LOC119598912 gene encoding chromatin target of PRMT1 protein-like has protein sequence MKELFLLLLVVVASLLLHPADSSERECRNVAVSLERNITSGGFACADELGIELERGRGRGNGRGRGNGRERGNGRGRGRGQGQGRGRGRGRGKAMKFLAAYSKLDVDEQQDLASCVLEEMGLLDGDTFDSTALTDNLISDLAAAGQSAAINATIAVIKDGGCPLEDGDPDLIAILEFTDCLKGSCTTPLDAEAELI, from the exons ATGAAGGAACTGTTCCTTCTCCTGCTGGTCGTAGTGGCGTCCTTGCTCCTACATCCGGCTGACAGTAGCGAAAGAG AATGTCGCAATGTTGCCGTATCCCTGGAGAGGAACATCACCTCAGGGGGCTTCGCGTGCGCGGATGAACTTGGAATCGAACTTG AGAGGGGCAGAGGCCGAGGAAACGGACGCGGGAGAGGAAATGGACGCGAGAGAGGAAATGGTCGAGGTCGAGGCCGAGGACAAGGACAAGGACGAGGTCGTGGTCGAGGACGAGGGAAGGCGATGAAGTTCCTCGCCGCTTACTCCAAACTCGACGTGGATGAGCAACAGGATTTGGCTTCGTGTGTCTTAGAGGAAATGGGACTCCTCGAT GGTGACACGTTCGATTCCACGGCGCTCACGGATAACCTGATCTCCGACTTAGCGGCAGCAGGCCAGTCAGCGGCGATTAATGCCACGATCGCAGTGATTAAGGACGGGGGCTGTCCGCTGGAGGATGGCGACCCGGAC CTGATTGCCATCCTCGAGTTTACGGATTGCCTTAAGGGGTCCTGTACAACACCACTGGACGCAGAGGCTGAGCTGATCTAA